The segment CTACCAGGCTTGCCAGACGGCCCATGGCTGAAGGTATAAACGATTCCAGGCGCCCGCGTAGCAGACGCGCCAGCACGGGTGAGGCACCACCCGTTGATATGGCAACCTGCACCGGGGAACGATCAATGATCGATGGCATAATAAAGCTGCACAGATCCGGATTATCTACTACATTGACCGGAATACCTGCATCCTGAGCTATAAACGATACGCGTTCATTCACCTTTCGATTATCAGTTGCTGCGATAATAACAGCCTGGCTGTTAATATCTGAATCTTCAAAGTCACGCTTATGATGTGTAATTTTATTGTCTGCTACTTTTGCATTAAGCTCTTCACAAAGACCCGGTGCTATGACCGTTATGCTAGCGCCGGCCTTATACAGCAGCACTACTTTTCGGGCCGCAACCTGACCCCCGCCAACAACCAGGCAGTTACGTTCCTTCATGTTTAGAAATATGGGTAAAAAGTCCACATCGGGCTCCAACTGAGCATGCATTGAACAAATAACCGAGTAATTTTATCAAATACTACAGGTTCAGGTCTAAATTCTCTTTGAATTATTTTTTGTAACTACCGAGGCTAAAACGAATCTGCCTGTGTAGGTGCGAATTCATTCGCACTTGTGATTTACATACTTTTGTGTGCGAATGAATTCGCACCTACACAATAGAGTCATGTTGTTTTGAAATTCTAAGGAACCTCTGATTAATTCTGGACGAAGTAGATTGCGATCTAAAATATTCAGGTTTGAGGCGCAAATCACACGTAATAGCTAGCTATTGCGAAGGTTTGCAACGAAAAAACTGGATATTTTAGGCGTAAGATACGAGTTCATGAATTGATCAGAGGTTCCCTAATTCTGTTGCCGGCAACTTGTCACTTCGATACTTTCAAAATGTTCTTTCAACCAACGATGCACCAAATGAGATGTATAGCGCTTAAGGTCTTTCTCCACGCCATCCCGATTCACAATTTGCGCTGTCATTTCCAGTCTAACCTTGTTCGGAGTAAAGTGCTCGGCAAGCTTTTTCTGCGCTGATGGCTTCCCAGGACGCACCCTGGGCATGGTGTAAAGCAGGTTTTGCATGGCGTCAAAACGTAAACTGTTAAAAATGGGGCGCAAGCGTTTACGAACCTCCTCCCACACCAGCTTTGTTGCTAACCAGGCAATATTATCTGCCGCATCAAGTAAATCTGCGTCAATACCTCTTGCAGCCTCCTGAAAATACTCCATCGCAGGGTAATAGCCGAGGTGGTTCTCTTTCTCATAACTTGCCACCTGCTTTGCCATCTCCATCCCAACCACAGCGGCTGCAGCTGCTGCTGAATGACTATCCAGGTCCTCCAGCTTCACTGTGATAAGAATGCTTAAAGATACATTAGTGATTTTCATTAATATCTGTTTCAAGTTTCAGGTTTCAGGTTTCAGGTTTATTAGGACTTGAAACTTGAAACTATTTTTCTTCCAACTTCGCCACCATCCCCAACAACGGCTCACTAACCGGCTTGATACGCTTACGCATAACCGAACCAAGACATTCAGCACCACCAAACAAAGGATCCAGCAATGTCTCACTCATTTGAGCCAGGCCAAGCATGGCCAATACACGATCTTTACTATCCGGAAAAAGCGTGTTTATCTCCCTGACCTCATCAGTAAGATGACTAAATTCTTCACTACTATCCCCATCAAAAACTTCTGAGTTGAACATTTGAAGATATTCAATACTACGAAAGCTGCGTGACAAACCCAGACTATCGAACTTTTGGCCAATGGCATTGAATAGTGTGACCACAACATTCTGCTGTGATGGCCTCTTTAGTGCCAGTTTAATAATGTGGAAGAATGACTGACCATTTTCGCTGTGGCACCAGAGGTAGCATTGCGCCACGCTGTTCCCCTGTTCAATAAGTTATGCAAGATGCAGACTAAGGTCTGCATAACTTTCATGTTTATCTACTTTATGCGGTAAATCATCCGCCGCCGTAATCAAAAACCCGGGATAGTAGGCGGATTTATGTGAGGCTTTTTCCCACAACAGGAGACGGTTATCCTCAGATAATACACCCGGTTGAAGCAATAAGCTCACCGTACAGATGTCTTCTTGTCCAAATAATGGGCAGGACGCATTGTTAAAACCCTGCCTTCGCATACCATTCCTTCGCCTTCTCAGGATCTTTCTCAACTCCATTACCTTCTTCATAGATCATCGCCAGCGTAGTCTGTGAGCCGGCCAGGCCCTGTTCTGCCGCCAGGGTGAACCATTCAACCGCTTTTTCCATATCCTTTTCCACGCAATCGCCTTCCATATACATAAATCCGATACCGTGCTGGGCAATGGCATGGCCTTCCTCAGCGGCCTTGAGCATCCATTTCACCGCGGTATCTGGATCACGGCCAACTCCCAGACCATTCTGGAACATAATCGCTACCCGGTGCATGGCTTCAGTATTGCCATTTTCGGCCAGCGGTGACAAAAACCGCATAGCTGTTGAAAAATGCTTGGACTCAAATGCCGACATACCACTGGCGAAATCCATGTCATCCTGGTCACTCATACAACTACTCCGTAAATATTTATAGAGCCCTGAATAATAACAGATTGTACAAACCGGATATTCCCAATAAACGTATGGCCACTAAAGCAAAAGAAAGACTTTTCTCACCACGGAGGACAAAGAGGCCACAAAGAAAGAAAAGATCTTTATTTGTATTTAAAAAATAAATCTAGTTCCCAGCACTCAGCCTGGTCCAACATTCATGATAGTAAACCCACTGTAATATTAACAACTTACACTCTGTATCCTCTGTATCCTCTGTGATAAATAGTTCTTCTTATTTATCGGAAGCTCCCGACTAAGAACCAAATTCCAACTGGACAAAATACCCGTTTTAGGCCAAAATAAGGGTTTAATAATTTACTAAAGTTTTACGAGATGCGTAGGTTCAGGCTTCTCACTAACTATTGATAAAGTATTTAAGGACATAGGGGATTTTTCATGAACAAAGAATATTATGATGCGGTAGTCAAGATGGAAGAAATGGGTGTAAACAACGAATACATCCTGGGTTGGCAGGGTGGTTATTTGTGCAACGTCAAGCGTGAAGAACAGCGCCTGACCGAAGCCTACGAAGCCGGCTACGGCGACGGTCTGGAAAAAACCCAGGATAACTTTGGTAACTGGACGAATTAAGTTCGTTTCAGAAAAGCCGGGCATCAAAGAAAACCAGAAGGGAGCGCAACACGCTCCCTTTTTTTGTCAGTTAGAGATTACTTCGTTATTCTGTTCCTCAATGACGACATCTAGAATGTATCCTTCATTCTTCCACCTCATCTTCAGGAAACAAATTTGCGATTCCTCTTTTCAGTATCTTGATCGCATCAGGGGCTTCAATATCAATAATCTGCGTTGTCACCCATTTTTTCTGTCGCTCACCCATCACAGCCGTCACACTTTCACCAAAATAACGCAGCATTGGAAATGATGGACCGCTTTCGTCGCTATAACTGAATTTTGCATACTCGTTCATACGCAAGTTCAGGGTGTTGATCAAATCAGGCTTGTATTCTCCATTACCGAGAAAGTCCTCCATATTGTCCTGCATGGTTTGCGCCATCGCTTTTGCCATCGCAGAAATAAAGACGTTGCGTTCCTTTTCATCCATACGTCCATACATCATGCGATCGGTGATGTGAATGAGAAAAGCCGCAAATTCCCAGATTATTGCCAGTCGTTGAACCTGGGTATCGGTCTGAAAATCATTATTTTCAAGGTCAAGCACGGCCTGAGCACATATACGCCAGGCAATGAAGCCGACAACACCCGCTATCTCTTCAGGTGTACGATCACGATTTTTGGCACTCCATTTACTACGAATTCTCACAATAGACTCCCGTTATTTTTTAAGTTTGTTATTCTACAATAACTACCATCATCGTTGGATACCGGCACAGGTTGTGTATGGAATTAAAATTGAATGAATTACAGCAGCATGTGCAGCATAACTGCCACATTTCTGATGCGAGCCATGCCGGGAGCTACACGCTTTGTATTTATTTACTGAAAATGCGTGAGTTCTACCGCTGGGAACATGCCCTTGGCTTCGATGATCGCATTGCTAACGATGACATTGGCAGTTGGCTAACGGAGCGTGAATCTCTTTGGGAATCCCTTGAGGGAACATCATTCAATAACCTGAGTATTGGCGATGAAAAATATGAGCCATTTGATATTGATGGCATCAACAACGCTCTACAGAAAAAAGATCTCGTTTACAGCGCCGGTTATATACAGCGCGGAAAACCACACTTCTTCCTTGCCGATGTCACTGCTGTTCATCAGCATGAGGGCTACCGGATTATCATATGTGGAAAAGAACATGCCCGCGAGCTATCTGCACCTCCTGCCCTGAGCCAGGGAAAAACTATTTTTATCCGTAGTGAGTCATTACGTCGAACTGTATGGGAAAAGGTAGAAGAAAGCCTGTGGAACAAACAACGGTCTCCCCTGGTTCGCGCTATCGCCTGCTATGACTTTGAGAACGATTTGCTGGAAAGCCTGACACAACTGTGTGACAGGGAGATCAAAACTCTGGTTGCACACGAAATAGGTGAGATCATGGCCGGGGAACTACTCGGAGAAACATGGCAGAAAATGATCAGTGTGGCAGACCATCCACCGCTTGAGCTAATGTTGCGCTCAATCAGGGATAACCTGGCAGACTGCCTGATGACCATCCCGGATATCATTAAGAATGTTGAGCCAGCACGACTGCATTTTTATATTGCCAACATCGGAAATATGCGGAAATCTCAGTTTCCTGCCCTGCGTGAGGCCTATGACAAATGGTTAGAAGATGATTCAACAGAGTATCTTGAGAAGGTATGCCTGCAAGGTCAGGATCATTGGTTATCAGTAGCAACAAATCTTCAGGATCTGTTTCTGAAAGAAAGTAAAATAGACAGTGATAAGTTCCAGGAAATTATCGAATCCAGAACTCTTTAAGATAACTGAACTACCTGTAGGTGCGAATTCATTCGCACAATATAGCTAATCAGGCATATTTTCTGACATTGTCCGAATTTGTCGGGCCTACAATTTTGCACCGACGTAATTATGAGCATAAACAGTAAACCAACCTGCAAAGAACTCACATCCATCCGTGAAATGATCCCCAATACCTTTATCTTCGAAAAGATGAACGCACTGCCAGCTGACCTGTGTGACGATATGATCCGGCGTTTTGAGGCCAGTGAAGAGGACCAGTATCCCGGACATATTGGCCAGACTGTGACCAGCAATCAAAGCATTAAGAAAACCACAGACCTGGTGGTCAGCGGCAAACCGCAATGGAAGGATATCGATCGTGCCCTGTTTCAATCAATGGGCAGGGCAATTCTTGAGTTCAGGGAAAAATACATCTACTTCAAAGGTCCCTTCAAAGACATGGGCTACAATCTTCAGCGTTATATACCCGGAGAGTTTTATCACTGGCATATCGATGGCGGCAGCCATGACTTCAGCCAGCGGCAACTAGTTGCACTCTGGTACCTGAACGATGTGGAAGGTCCTGGCGGAGAAACGGAATTTCTATTTCAAAATGCGAAAATTAAACCTGAGCGGGGGAAACTGGTTCTGTTTCCGCCTTTCTGGACGCATGAACATCGGGCGGTGGAACTTAAGAAAGGGGTTAAATATATTGCTACAACCTGGATAGTCTTTGCTTAAAAGCAGATTAAGGATGAAAGATTAAGGAAAAAGCCGAACCCATCATTTATTTTTAACCTTCAAGGCCTAAACTATCCGCCCCCAAAGTCCCCTCCAGAAGCAATATGTAGTCAGCATTTTGAACATAATTCAATCGCTCACGTGCCTTAGCCAGACGATCAGTGATTTTCATTTCTTCTATCACGTCCGCATACCCAGGTTGATCAATAAAATCTTCCAGGTAAGAAATATGGCGCTGCCAGAGGTTGGCCTCTCTGTTTCGCCTGGTCTTGAGGCGTTCCTGGTACCAGTCTGATTGCAGCAAATAATCACGCGTGAACATGGCACGAATATCCGGGTGCTGTACCTTCTTGTTCTGATACTCTCCTTCTGCCATGATATACAATAAGGCTCGTATCGGTGGGCATGCATCTTCTATGCTTCCATCATCCAGATATTGCTGCGCAACATTACGTTGTGCCTCGACGATATTATCTATGCCGTCGATAAACACTTCAATTCCCTGTGTCTCCGGTTTTAGTATGGCTTCGGTAAAAACAGCCTTGGGATTATCAAATATCTTGCCGAGGAAGCTATGCACAAATCGATCGGTAATTCGATAACCCAGTCTGCTTGCTAGCACTATACGCCCTTCATGCTCAAAATCTTCCAGTTGCTCAAGATGACCATTGTCTATCATCACCTCAGGGCTACGCTGCACATCCGAAAGACGAGACCAGATTTCCGGTATCAGCAAACTGATATCATGGTCTACCCTGACATCCGGCCCAACATGTCCGGCTGAACTCGAATAACCGGCATAACCGGTCAGGATGTAGGAAACCAGAGCATTATTAAGATCTATTGTTGGTCGCAGGGCGTTAAATGGGCCTTTGGTCAGGGCACCTTCACTCCCCGCACCGGTGGTTGAGGGAGACTTGCCTGTCAGACTGCAGATAAAATCCATGAACAGTTCAGGCAATTCCTGGTAATGAATCGGGTTGTAAACAGCAAGTGGCCGCATACCCGGTTGCGGCGGATTATTGCGGCGGCCTGTTAAGATGGCATCTACTGGATGGCACATGGGCTGGTCCAGTTTCAATCTACGGTGGAAGCGTGCGCCCATTTCTGCAATATAATTGCGAATGGGGTCAGTCAGATCCTGTCTATCCTGTAAATATCGGGGGTTTTTACTGGGCTTGCCGTCGATCAATCTCGGGTGAGCTGATGAGACGACATATCCTGATTGATCCTCATAAGCCTGCTGCAGGCGTTTTTTCATTGGTGCTGAAAAATTATTAAATGTCAGGACATCTTCGACTACCTCAGCCAGTTTATCGCCCTTCAACGGCTCGTAGTTAGCAAGATAATTGCCCGGTTTTGCAATATCAGCTTCTGCCTGCTTATCAAAGCCGGGAATAATGGCATCATCCGGACGCTGAAACAGGCGGTATTCGCAATTCGTCACCAGTTTTACACTGTGCTCTCCACGCACACTACCCTGACAACCTGCTATACATCTCATAGGCACGACAACAGACGCGGTTATATCATCTTCCACCTGTATTTTTTCAGTGGCAATAAAATCCTGCCTGACCTTAAAAATACGCCATTTACCGACCTCATCGAAACCCATGCGTAGGTAGGAGGCAATAATGCGACGATCATATATTTTGACCTCGTGCCCAGCCGCACCGTCGATCTCATCAACAGAAATATAATCACGCCAGTTTTCTCCCCAGTAATCACGGTAAAAACGTTTGATGATAAATACAAGTGCCAGAATTCTCGGCGGAATGTCCGCCAGCCATTCATTGTATTCATCTTTATAGCTCGGTGAGGGAGTCAGTAATTTTATGACGGAGCCAAGACTACGCCTGGGGCTGATGGGTCGCCGTTTGGGGTCTTTGTCTTCATGTTCAAAACCCGGCTTGTAACGATCACGGTAATCATGCAGGTAAATTTCTTCAACACGATCCAGATCAGTCTGCAAATCGTCGACGAACAACGGCCCATATATCACCGTATCATCGATTGATTTGGAAATTTCAGATTTCCCTCCACCTGAGACAGTACAGGGTTTATGGCAAAGTGTGCCTTCCGGATCTGTTCCTATTAAGCGCCAGGAAGGTGCACTAGGGTGCTTATGCATTTCAACCTTATAGCCATTTGGCTGAATATAGGTTTTGCCCGGCTGCAGACGTATGGTTTTTGTTTCGCCATTGACTTCCCACTGAATGGTCTGCTCTTCAAGATCCATACGCAAATCCTGATGAACATAGATAATATTGGGAAAATTTTTATCGATACCATAGCCCTCAGGCTGTATATCCATAATCGCACCATAGCGCTCGACCACATCCTTAAAGCTGTAGCCCGGCTCACGCGTACGGGAGTCTACGCCGAATTCAATACCATGATTCCGTCGCGGGAAAGCCAACGCACCACCAGCATGCTCCTCTTCCGCCAGACC is part of the bacterium BMS3Abin11 genome and harbors:
- the podJ_2 gene encoding localization factor PodJL, whose protein sequence is MSDQDDMDFASGMSAFESKHFSTAMRFLSPLAENGNTEAMHRVAIMFQNGLGVGRDPDTAVKWMLKAAEEGHAIAQHGIGFMYMEGDCVEKDMEKAVEWFTLAAEQGLAGSQTTLAMIYEEGNGVEKDPEKAKEWYAKAGF